Proteins from a genomic interval of Scomber japonicus isolate fScoJap1 chromosome 10, fScoJap1.pri, whole genome shotgun sequence:
- the LOC128365783 gene encoding 14-3-3 protein zeta/delta-like, whose translation MSEAPQKELVQKARLAEQAERYDDMAAAMKAVTEDSEQLSNEERNLLSVAYKNVVGARRSSWRVVSSIEQKAEGSDRKQTMAKEYREKIEKELKDICNDVLGLLDAFLIPKATVPESKVFYLKMKGDYFRYLAEVATGDEKKNIIKDSQNAYQSAFDISKEEMQPTHPIRLGLALNFSVFFYEILNSPDQACHLAKCAFDDAIAELDTLSEDSYKDSTLIMQLLRDNLTLWTSDNQGDGEDAEEPRD comes from the exons ATGAGCGAGGCACCCCAGAAAGAACTGGTCCAGAAGGCCAGATTGGCCGAGCAGGCCGAGCGTTATGATGACATGGCCGCCGCGATGAAGGCTGTGACGGAGGACAGCGAACAGCTGTCCAACGAGGAGCGTAACCTCCTGTCGGTGGCCTACAAGAACGTGGTGGGTGCCCGCCGCTCCTCGTGGCGCGTGGTGTCGAGCATCGAGCAGAAGGCCGAGGGCAGCGACAGGAAGCAGACGATGGCCAAAGAGTACCGGGAAAAGATCGAGAAGGAGCTGAAAGACATCTGCAACGACGTGCTG gGTCTGTTGGATGCTTTTCTCATCCCCAAAGCCACTGTACCAGAGAGCAAAGTCTTCtatttgaaaatgaaaggaGACTACTTCCGCTATTTGGCTGAGGTGGCCACAGGAGACGAAAAGAAAA acaTCATTAAAGACTCGCAGAACGCCTACCAAAGCGCCTTCGATATCAGCAAAGAAGAAATGCAGCCCACACACCCAATCCGTCTAGGTCTCGCCCTCAATTTCTCCGTTTTCTTCTACGAGATCCTGAACTCGCCTGACCAGGCCTGCCATCTGGCCAAATGC GCTTTCGATGATGCCATCGCAGAGCTCGACACACTGAGTGAAGACTCATACAAAGACAGCACACTTATCATGCAGCTACTGCGAGACAACTTGACG CTGTGGACCTCTGACAACCAGGGTGACGGAGAGGATGCAGAGGAGCCCAGAGATTGA